The Natrinema sp. DC36 genome includes the window CATGGGACCGCGCTCGGTCTGGTACGCGACGCGAGCGCGGCGACGAAACGTCCCCGTCATCGCACACACGCACGTAACCGCCGAGGATTTCGGGGAGAGCTTTCGGTTCACGAACGCCCTCGCCAAGCCGCTCAAGCCGTATCTCGAGCGGGCCTACGGACTGGCCGACGCGCTCGTCTGTCCGTCGGAGTACAACCGGCGGCTGCTCGAGACGTACACCGACGCGCCGACGACGGTCATCTCGAACGGCGTCGACCGCGAGAAACTCGCGGGGTTCGAATCGCTCGAGGCCGAGTACCGCGAGCGCTACGACCTCGAGTCGCCGACCGTCTTTCTCGTCGGCCACGTCATCAAGCGCAAGGGCCTCGAGACGTTCGTCGAACTGGCCCGCCGGCTGCCCGAACTGGATTTCGCGTGGTTCGGCCCGCTGGACCTCTCCCTGAAGGGTCGGGAGACGACGCGGTTGATCGAGGAGTCCCCGGCGAACTGTACGTTCACCGGCTACGTCGACGACATCCGCGGCGCGTTCGCGGCGGGCGACATTTTCTGTTTCCCCACGCACGAAGAAAACGAGGGGATCGCGTTGCTCGAGGCGATGGCCGCCGGGAAACCGGTGCTCGTCCGCGACATCGAGACGTTCTCGTGGCTCGTGGACGGCGAAGACTGCCTGAAGGTCTCGGGGGCGGGCGTAGACGCCTTCGAGGCGGCCCTCGAGCGGCTCAAAGACGCCGAACTCCGAGATCGGCTCGGATCGAACGCGGCCGGACGGAGCGAGGAGTTCTCGCTCGAGACGGTCGCGACGCAATACCAGTCGCTGTACCAGGAGGTGGCCTGAATGAAAATCGGATTCTTCACGGACAGTTATTTCCCCGAGATCGACGGCGTAACGTACACGATCAAGCTCTGGCGCGAGGAGTTAGAACGAAAGGGCCACGAGGTGTACGTCGTCTACCCCGACGGCGACTACGAGCCCGGGGATCGGGAGGTCCCGGTCAGATCGTTGCCGAACCCGTTTTACGCCGGGTATCGGATCCCGCTCACTCGGCGGCCGTCGACGCTCCCCGAACTCGACGTCGTTCACTGCCACGGCCCCGCACCGATCGGCGTCCTCGGACGGTACTACGCCTGGAAACACGACCTCCCGACGATCTACACGCACCATACCCCGCTCGAGGAGTACTTCCACCAGAACGTCAAACTCGAGTCGGTCGCGGGATTGCTCTCGAAACTGTACGTTCCCGTCGAGAACGCGTTCCTCGAGAGCTTCGACGTGGTGACCGCTTCGACCGAACGGATCGATCGAGACGTCGAACACGTCCAGCTCCCCGTGGGTATCGACATGGAGTTCTTCCAGCCGACCGTCGAAGAGTGGTACGCCGACCGAACGGTGATCGGCTACAGCGGCCGGCTCAGCATGGAGAAGAACGTCAGCGAGATCCTGCGTGCCGCCGAGGAGCTACCGGAGTACGACTTCGTCATCGTCGGTGAGGGGCCCTACCGCGACTGTCTCGAGCGAGACGCGCCGGAAAACGTCGAGATCCAGGGGTTCCTCCCCCGCGAGGAGCTGCCCACTTTCTACTCCTCGATCGATACCTTCCTGACCGCCTCGACCGCGGACACGCTCGGTCTCTCGACGCTCGAGGCCAACGCCTGCGGGACGCCCGTCGCCGCCGCCGACGTTCCGCCGTTCGATCACACGATCGGGTCCGACAACGGCGAGCGGTTCGAATACGGCGACCTCGAGTCGATGGTCGACGCCATCGAGACCTGTCTGGCGACCGACCGCGAGACCAGAGCGGGCGTCGAACGCTACGCGGTCGAGTACACGATGGATCACCTCGAGCAGCTCTACCACAACGTCCCGCTCTCGAAGGACGAGGCCGCGACGGACGTCGAGAGCCCGTGGCGGTTATCCGAGGAAGAGCGGAGCTAAAGCGGTCGCTTCCAGCTCGGTTTTGCCAGTTTGTACGGTTCTGTCGATCAGTCTGAAACCGTGAATTTCATCGATAGCGCCACTGACGAGGCGGACGAGAAGAACTATATGCGAAACGGACAGGGTGGCACGTAACGCAACGGACGGGACCGAACCCGTCGCTCGCTCCGATGTCAACTCGAACACGTACCGACGGAGGTGACCGGCCATCGATCGACGGACGCTGATCGCGCTGGGAGCGTTAGCCCTCGTACTCGTCGTGCTCGTCCTCGGATCGGCCGCGACCTCGCCCTCGAGCGACACCGCGGTCGACCGACAGGAGCAGTTGGTGACGGTGGACGAGGAGTCCTCGCTGTGGCCGTACACGAGCAGCGCGACGACGTTCGAGGAGCGGACGCTCGCGATCAACGTGGTGGTCGCCGGCGACCCGGCGGAGACGCGTCGGCATCTCGAGGAGCGAAGCCGCGGCGGCTGGAACGAAACGGCATCCGAACAGGAAGACGTCGGCGCCACGGCGGCCGAAGATGTCGTCGGAACGGAGACGGCCTGGGGGAGCGCCGACGGTTCGACGCGGTACGCTTACGTTGCCACGAGTGACGATCCGACCGGCGGCACGTGGCTCGACGAGAGCTACCAGTTACACGACGGCGAGTATCTCGGCTCGCGCCATCATATTCGGGCCTATGCGTCCCCCGACGACGAGTGGACGGCGATACAGGCCCATCGGGAACACTGGGACTGGTTTCGACTCAGCCACACGGTCACCAGCGCGGAGGATTCACAGCGATACGTCGAACGCGAGTTCATGGGCCGTCGATACGTTTCGGACGTTTCACGCGACTACCTTGGAAACGATCGCGGCTTCGATTCCGACGGCTGGGTGACGAGTATCGAGCTGGATAGCGGCGACGATAGCGACCACGGAGACGAGGACGGTCCGCCAACTCATCTCGCGATGCTCGGGCTCCTTCCGGGCGCAATGCTCGTGGGTCGCGTCGCATCGCGGACCGCACCTCGAGCGCTGGTTTCCGCGCGCGTTCGACACGCGTTCGTGCTGGCCGGCGCGCTGATCGGGCTCTACCTCTTCGTCCGGTTCGGCGCGATCGCCGTCGAAGCACGGCTCGGTGATCTCGATCCGCGGGTCGTCGCGGGCGCGTTCTACCCGCTGCTCGTGGTCGGATTACCAGTCTGTACGTACTACTTCGCCCGCCCGCTCGATCGGCCGACGGCCTTCGCCGCCGGGTCGGTCGGCTTCGCGACGGCGATCCTGCTCGATTACACCGCCCTGGGCGTGGCTCGATTGCCGGTCACCGTCTTCGTCCACCGGTTCTCGACGGCGATCGCGCTCGGCTTCATCGCCGTCGGCGCGTCGCACGCGGAACGAATCGATCCGGAAGATCACGGCTTCCTGCGAATGGGGGCGCTCCTCTGGGGCGTCACGCTACTCGTGCCGCTGCTCCGATTCCTGTAGCGGTCGCCCGTCCGCGGACTGCCCCCCGAAACCGTCGGGGCTCACGTACGGGCGCGTCCACGAGGTCGTCGCCTGCGTGTAGCCGACGACACCCACGAAGGTAACGACGTAACACAGCCAGCGCGGCAGGCCGAACCTTTGTATCCAGGTCGTCATCACGAGCGCCCAGGCCACGAGTACGGCCGTATCGCGACAGATCCGTTCCCCGTTGTGTCGGCAGTACGCGATCAATCGGCGGCGTCGTGACTCGAGGAGCGGTCGCTCCTCCCGGCCGGATTCAGCGACGTTGCGGTCCGATTCGTCGGAATCGAGTCCCGTTCGAGTCACCGTTGCTCGGGGGTTCGGGAGCAGTGAAATACGCTTTATGGTTCGTCCACTGTCGCTCCCCGGCGCGAACGGAGCGCGGGTCGGATTCGCCGACCTCGAGCCGATGACCGACGATATTCGGGCCATCTCGAGGAGCGATGCGAACGCGGCCTACGGCGTCCAACCGACGAACGCCGTTTCGGGTTCGACGTCGACGGCGTCCAGCGTTCGCGCCGTCGCGACGTAGTGGCTGACGAGCATGGCGACGCCGACGACGGTCCCGACGTCGTAGTGCGCCCGAAGCCGGTCGTGATCCGCATCGCGGGGATCACCCAGTGCGACGCCGCGGGCGTAGGCGACAAGTGCGCCGTCCCGGTCGTCGAGGGCCGCGAGATCGTCGTCGGTAATGGCAGTGATCTCCGCATCGGTGACGCCCGCCTCGCGGCCGAGTCGAACGTGCTGGTGCCACTCGTAGGCGTGCTCGAGGGCACGAGCGGTTGCGAGGATGACGAACTCTCGCTCCCGCTCGGGAAGCACGTCCCAGAGGCGCGTCGAGTAGCGCATGTACCACTGCATGAGTTCGGGCGCGTTCGCCATCGCCCGAAAGATGTGGGCGTCGCCCACGTCGTTCTCGGTGAACAGGTACCGGTACTCCTCGGGCAGGTCCGCGGCCTCGAGGAGCGGAACGCGAGCCATGGGGACTCAGTCGTCCCCCGGGTTCCGACGCGCGATCATGCCGAGTCCGATCCAGGAGATAACGACGTCGCCATCCTGATTGACTCCCTCGAGGAGGCTATCGACGTAGCCTCGTTCGGGAGCGCTCTCCGAGACGCGCTTGTCCACGATTTCGGTCCGGATCGAGAGCGTGTCACCGGGCCTGACGGGCTGCTTCCACCGGAGTTCGTCCACGCCGCGAGCGCCCATGCTGGCGCGGTCCTGTATCGGACCATCGACGAGCATTCGCATACAGATCGCCGCGGTGTGCCATCCGGAGGCGACCAGTTCGCCGAAGGCCGAGTCCTCGGCGGCGTCCTCGTCGGTGTGGAACGGCTGGGGGTCGTACCGCTCGGCGAACTCGAGAATCTCCGCTTTCGTAACCTGATACTCGCCGAACTCCTCGGTGTCGCCGATCTCGATGTCCTCGTAGTAACGCATTGCCCTGTCATGTGTTACGTATCGGCAAGAACCTGTGGAACGAGGCAGTGTGGACGGCGAGGCGGCATCGATCGAACGTGCGAGGCCGAACTCGAACGATCCCTCCCTTTGCTCGTGAGGGTCATACGGACTGCTGTCAGTCGGTTTCGGCGCGATCGAGACGATCGCAGTTTATCGAGAAATCGGGACTGCAATCCGTCTCATCCCGTCGACCGTTCCACGTCAGCGTCCGACTCGAGGGAGTGCTCGTCTCGCGTCCGGAGGGACAGCACGACGGCACAGGTCGCGGCGAGCAGGCCGGCGGCTGCGGCGATGGTAAACGCTACGCGATAGCCGAATTCCGTGTAGACGCGAGCGCCGTTGACCGTCTCGCCGGTCCAGTACGCATCGAGTGCGGCACCGAGAACGACCGGGAAAACGGCCGCCCCGATCCATCCCATCGTGTTGATCAGGCCGATCACGGTCCCGCTCGCCTCCTCGGGGTGGCGCTCCTTGATGACGGTAAACGCGAGCGGGATCCCGCCGCGCAGGATTCGGGAGAAGAGGAAGATCGCGCCGACGAGCAACAGCGGAATGGTGCCGAAGGCGGCGAAGATGCCCCAGGTCAGCCCGAAGACGACGGTCGAGAGGACGATGAGCCCGGTCCGGTTCCCCGACCGGTCCGAGAGCCAGCCGAACAGCGTCGGGCCGATCATCCCGCCGACGTTTCCGACGAGGAGGTAGACCGACGCTTCCGTCACGGAAATGTCGTGGGTCTGGACGAGATAGGGGATCCCCCACAGACCGAAGATCGTGATCCCGATGCCGGTCATGAAAAAGAGCATGACGCCCAACAGCCAGGTCTCGGGCTCTCGGATCGCATCGGAGACGTATCGCTTCAGCGCCGCCGCCGAGGTCACGTCCGGTCTGTCGGGAACGTCGTCGATCGGCGGGAGGCCGGCGTCGGACGGCGAGTCGTGCGAGAAGAGGCCGATACCGACCGCGACCGCGATCCCGAACGCCCCCAGGCCGAGCATTGAGGCGCGCCACCCGACGCTCGAGGCGGCGATCGCCAGGGGCGTCGTCGCCGCCAGCCCGCCGAGAATGCCGACGCTGAAGGTCACGCCCGTCATCGTCCCGAACTCGTCGGGACGGAACCAGTTCGCACAGAACCGCAACGCCGCGACGAACAGGACGCTCGCCCCGAGCCCGACCAGCAGCCGGCCGACGAACGCCAGCGCGTACGTCGGCGCCAGCCCGAACGCGAGCGCTCCGAGGCTCATCGCTGCGGTTCCCGCCGTGGCGATCGCGCGAACGCCGTACCGGTCCGTCAGCAGGCCGGCCGGAATCTGGAACACCGCGTAGAGGTAGAAAAACGACGAGTGGAGCAATCCGAGACTCGTTCCCGTCGTCTCGAACGAGCGCATCAACTGTTCCGAAAGGACCGCGGTCGACGATCGGTGGAGACTGACGAGAAAGAACCCCGAGACGAGTACACACCAGCCGAGCCATCGGCGATGATACGGATTCGAGAGCGGATTCACCTGCTGGGATTTGTGATGTGGTCACATTAACCCACCGGCGGAGTACTCCGTCGAGGACGAGAAGCGACGCCGAGAATACCCGCCCTCATCGGTACGGAAACTTCCAAACACCTTTGCGTCACCGAATGGGCTGTTTCGGTATGAACCTCGAGGAACAAACCGTCCTCGTCACCGGCGGTGCGGGATTTATCGGATCGAACCTGGCGAATCACCTCGCCGAGCCGAACGACGTGACCGTCGTCGACGACTGTTATCTGGGAACGCCCGAAAACCTGTCCGGTGACGTCGAATTCGTCGACGCGAGCGTCCTCGATGACGATCTGCCGACGGACGTCGACGTCGTCTTTCACCTCGCGGCGCTGTCGTCGTACGCGATGCACGAGGAGGACCCCACGACGGGTGCCAGAGTCAACGTCGAAGGCTTCGTCAACGTGGTCGAACAGGCCAGGCGGGACGGCTGCGAGACGGTGGTCTACGCCTCGACGTCGTCGATCTACGGCAGTCGGACGGAGCCGTCGCCCGAGGACATGCCGGTGAGCGTCAACACCGGCTACGAGGCCTCGAAGCTCGCGCGGGAACGCTACGGCGAGTACTTCTCGAATCACTACGACATGTCTGCGGCCGGCATGCGCTTTTTCTCGGTGTATCAGGGCTACGGCGGTGCTGAGGAACACAAGGGCGAGTACGCCAACGTGATCGCCCAGTTCGCCGACGACATCGCCGACGGCGAGTCACCCGTTCTCTACGGCGACGGCACCCAGACGCGGGACTTCACGCACGTCTCCGATATCGTTCGCGGCCTCGAGCAGGCCGCAGTCCACGAACTCGA containing:
- a CDS encoding glycosyltransferase family 4 protein, with the translated sequence MKISHYFELEAHVTGGIHESVVHQRKMLDRLDLTYTTEPTLEADVFHCNLMGPRSVWYATRARRRNVPVIAHTHVTAEDFGESFRFTNALAKPLKPYLERAYGLADALVCPSEYNRRLLETYTDAPTTVISNGVDREKLAGFESLEAEYRERYDLESPTVFLVGHVIKRKGLETFVELARRLPELDFAWFGPLDLSLKGRETTRLIEESPANCTFTGYVDDIRGAFAAGDIFCFPTHEENEGIALLEAMAAGKPVLVRDIETFSWLVDGEDCLKVSGAGVDAFEAALERLKDAELRDRLGSNAAGRSEEFSLETVATQYQSLYQEVA
- a CDS encoding NAD-dependent epimerase/dehydratase family protein, translated to MNLEEQTVLVTGGAGFIGSNLANHLAEPNDVTVVDDCYLGTPENLSGDVEFVDASVLDDDLPTDVDVVFHLAALSSYAMHEEDPTTGARVNVEGFVNVVEQARRDGCETVVYASTSSIYGSRTEPSPEDMPVSVNTGYEASKLARERYGEYFSNHYDMSAAGMRFFSVYQGYGGAEEHKGEYANVIAQFADDIADGESPVLYGDGTQTRDFTHVSDIVRGLEQAAVHELDGIYNLGTGEAYDFETVVEMINDELGTDVEAEYVENPIPDSVYVHDTCADASKIRAETGWEPRIDFEEGIRRVCAQYTDR
- a CDS encoding carboxymuconolactone decarboxylase family protein, coding for MARVPLLEAADLPEEYRYLFTENDVGDAHIFRAMANAPELMQWYMRYSTRLWDVLPEREREFVILATARALEHAYEWHQHVRLGREAGVTDAEITAITDDDLAALDDRDGALVAYARGVALGDPRDADHDRLRAHYDVGTVVGVAMLVSHYVATARTLDAVDVEPETAFVGWTP
- a CDS encoding glycosyltransferase, translated to MKIGFFTDSYFPEIDGVTYTIKLWREELERKGHEVYVVYPDGDYEPGDREVPVRSLPNPFYAGYRIPLTRRPSTLPELDVVHCHGPAPIGVLGRYYAWKHDLPTIYTHHTPLEEYFHQNVKLESVAGLLSKLYVPVENAFLESFDVVTASTERIDRDVEHVQLPVGIDMEFFQPTVEEWYADRTVIGYSGRLSMEKNVSEILRAAEELPEYDFVIVGEGPYRDCLERDAPENVEIQGFLPREELPTFYSSIDTFLTASTADTLGLSTLEANACGTPVAAADVPPFDHTIGSDNGERFEYGDLESMVDAIETCLATDRETRAGVERYAVEYTMDHLEQLYHNVPLSKDEAATDVESPWRLSEEERS
- a CDS encoding MaoC family dehydratase, with the translated sequence MRYYEDIEIGDTEEFGEYQVTKAEILEFAERYDPQPFHTDEDAAEDSAFGELVASGWHTAAICMRMLVDGPIQDRASMGARGVDELRWKQPVRPGDTLSIRTEIVDKRVSESAPERGYVDSLLEGVNQDGDVVISWIGLGMIARRNPGDD
- a CDS encoding MFS transporter is translated as MNPLSNPYHRRWLGWCVLVSGFFLVSLHRSSTAVLSEQLMRSFETTGTSLGLLHSSFFYLYAVFQIPAGLLTDRYGVRAIATAGTAAMSLGALAFGLAPTYALAFVGRLLVGLGASVLFVAALRFCANWFRPDEFGTMTGVTFSVGILGGLAATTPLAIAASSVGWRASMLGLGAFGIAVAVGIGLFSHDSPSDAGLPPIDDVPDRPDVTSAAALKRYVSDAIREPETWLLGVMLFFMTGIGITIFGLWGIPYLVQTHDISVTEASVYLLVGNVGGMIGPTLFGWLSDRSGNRTGLIVLSTVVFGLTWGIFAAFGTIPLLLVGAIFLFSRILRGGIPLAFTVIKERHPEEASGTVIGLINTMGWIGAAVFPVVLGAALDAYWTGETVNGARVYTEFGYRVAFTIAAAAGLLAATCAVVLSLRTRDEHSLESDADVERSTG